GTCAATAACTTTTCTTTTTAAAATGGAAACTAACCACGTACGTTCGCTGGCTTCGCCTTTAAAATTTTTCATACTTTTTAGGCCAGCTAAAAATGTTTCAGAGACTAAATCTTGCGCGATAGCCCTATCATTTACACGTGTGATGGTGTAATTAAACAGGTAATCGCTGTATAAATCAATCCATTTATTGGGATCTATTTTGTGATTAGGCATATAATTAATTTTTCTTTTTCAGGCTAAAAATAGTAAAATTAGAATAAACCTTAAGTTTTATTTTTTTATTAAATCTTTTAATGCTGTTTTTATGTTTGTATACTTAAATGTAAATCCATGCTGAAGCAGTTTTTCAGGGAGTACATTTCTGCTTTTTGTAACTAATTCTGTTTCTGTACCTATAAAAAAGGCCCCTAATTTTAAAAGCCACAATGGATGAGATAATCCAAACGGTATTTTTAAGACATGTCTCAAATTTTGCATGAGTGTTTTGTTGTCTGTGGGTTGAGGGACACAAAGATTAAATATGCCTTCTAGATTGTTGTCCATTAAAAACTGAATAGCATTAGTAAAGTCAGTTTCATGTATCCAGCTTACTTTTTGATGTCCGGATGTTTGTTTACCTCCCAAACCAAATCGTGTCAGTTGTTTCAATGGGATTAAGGCGCCACCATTTTTACCGAATACAATGGAGGTGCGTAAGATTACTTTTTTTGTTTTCGGAGTTGTTATTGCGTTAAAAGTTTGTTCCCAGGATTTAGCAATGTTCATGGAAAAGTCATCACCTATTATTCCGTTTTTCTCGGTATTTGGTGTGTCTAATGATCCTTTATATATTGTTGCAGTGGAGGAATTAAACCAATATTTAGGTGGGTTATCACATAAGTTGACAGCTAATCCAAGTAAATTGGTGGTGTCAATTCTTGAATTGGAAATTGCTTTTTTGTTTTTATCTGTATATCTACAGTCCACAGATTTTCCTGATAGATTTATTAATGCGTGTGCGTTTTCTAAATGCTTAGTCCAGTCACCAAGTTCTTTTCCGTCCCAGTGTATATCGTTTTTTGATTTTGGCTGTCTACTTAAAATCAAAACAGTATATTTTTGTTTTGTAAAATGCTTTTTTAAGGCTTGCCCTAAAAATCCAGTACCGCCAGCTATAATTATTGTTTTCATTATTTAATTTATTTAGTACAAGTTATAATGTAATACCCAAAACTTTTCATGTGCAGACCAGATAATAGAGCATAGAAAGACCCTAGTAAGTTGTGCAGACTTTCTTTTTTAAAACCTTTAAGTGTTATTAGGTTTTTTAGGAAGAAACCCATAATGGTAAACGGAACATGTAATACAGAAGGGGCTACTCTAAGTGAAGCATCTTCTATTTTAATATTTGTAAAGCCGACAGATTGAAGCTTTTTAACCATGTTGTTTCTGGTTTCTAGCTTTTCTAAACTCCAATGATTACATAGTTTGTGATACGCGTATTTTCCACCATAACACAATTCTGTTTCTTCTTTTTTTAAGAAAGCATCAGCAATAACTAATGTGCCATCAGGTTTTAAGATTCGGTATGCTTCTTTAAGTGCCGTTCTACTGTGACCAGAATGACAGAAACTTTCTATGGCTAAAGCAGAATCAAAACTGTTAGTTTTAAACGAGGTGTTATTATAGTTTTCTTTAAGGATTGTTCCTTTTAAGCCTTTTAATAATGTATTGCCTTGTTTAACTTGAAAGTTAGATAGTGTGACACCAATAGCGGTCAGATTTTTATGTTTTCGAATAGCATATCGCATGGAGCCTCCCATACCGCAACCTAAATCTATTAAAGTTGCTTTTTTGTTAGTGTAATTAAAGCGACTGATTACTTGGTTTGTCATTTGGTTTAACATCTCATCTCTTTTAAAAGGGTTTGTTTTAAAAGGAATGTAGTAACCAAAATGCATATTAAAATCTTTACTCCAAAATTCATAGTCTTCTGTTGCTTCGTTATAAAAGTCAACCATTTCTATTTTGTTTTGTTCTGACTGATCCAGTTGTGCTGAGAGTATTGTTTTCATAAGTCTTACGTTTTAATTAATGGCATATGTTTAAAATGAATAACCAAGTATATATAATTGCGAATGTCACAAATAGGGTGTTCATAAAGTAACTTCCTATTTTGAAAATAGTTTTTTGCGGGATGTCGTACATAGGGTAGTAAGCAATTTGCGTGGCTACTTTACCAACCCAATAGGCAGCAATTAGTCCTGTTAATGCGATTGCTAAGTGTGTTCCGTTTTTTAAATCTGTAGGTATTAGAATTGCTATTAATCCAAAAGAGAAATTTAAACCTTGGATATAACGCCCATAAGTTTTAGTAATTTCTTGATTTAAAGGTTTTAGTTGTTTAACATCATTATACCAATCAAAAACGTTATGACGGATATAAGGATAGATAAGAGCAGTGAATATTTGGCCACAGCCTCCTAAGATTATTAACCAATTTGGAATTTGAATTGTCATGATTTTGAGATATTGTAAGTTATGTATAAATGAAAACAAGCTAAGAATAAGGACACTATTGCCCACATAAATAAAACACCTAATTCTTCACCTTTTAATTGTTTAAAAAATATAACCAGAAACACTGTTAGCACTGCGTAGCTAGTAAAAAGTATTCGGTTTGTTTTAGTTAGCGTTTTAAATCTATTAATTATAATTAGGCTTATTACTATTTGTATAGTCCCTAAAATAGGTAGTGCTATTATTCCGCCCCAAAAAGTTAAACTAAGTAATATAGTTATTAAGACTGACCAATAATTGATGTGATATACGTTTTTCATAATCTTAAAATTAACCTTAGGACTCTTTTGATATCTGGTAATTAACAAACAATAAGTATAGTCCAATACACATAGGGATTATTAATAGAAAAATGGCGTTGTAATCTTCTAGAGTTAACAGGTTTGCAAATACGACATAAGAAATAAGCCAAATTGCAATTTGTATCCAATAGTAACTTAGTAGTTTTTTGTTTGCTTTGGAGTATCGGTATGATTTAGTTTGTAGATATAGTGCTATAATTAGTTGCATTATTCCTAGAGCTAATTGTGCAAGTGCACCATATACTATTTCTATTAAGAATAGTAAAATGACAAATAGGTAGGTAACTAGGTTAAACGTGAATGTGTTTTTCATGAAGTTTTTTTGTTATTGAGTGAAGTATTGTAACAAAATATATAGCAATACTTATTGGTATTATTATGATTAGAAAGACAACGATAAATCCATTGTTAATGTTATCTGTAGCTAACCATCCTAAACCATAGGTTATTGTTAATAACCAATAGACCAGCAATTCTTTTTTGTTTTTAATAGATAATTTATTCCAAATAAATAAAAGACCTAAAGCGCTTATTACTTGTAGTGTGCCTAATACTATTTGTGCATAGAGTCCTAAGAAAATAGTTAGGTAAAGTATTAGTGTTGTTATTAACGCAATCTTGTTAATTAAATAGATGATTCTCATAGTTATAGTTTTTATGAAACTTTCAGAAATCACTGAAAGTTTATTGTAAATTTTTTTATTTGAAAAGTTTAAGTAAAGATTTTGTAATCCAGTTCTGTTTTTGATTTACTAATTTGTTTATCATCACATCCATAGTTTCTGTTAATTCGTGAAGCGCTTTAGTTTGTTTAATTAATTCTTTAGTTTTTGCTGTTCCATCATCTGTAATACTAGACACATCGTTTAATACTTTTACTACAGGTTTGATTTCTCTTCTGCTGCGTTCTACTGCAATAATTCTTGCTAATTCTTGTACGTCTTTTTCAGTAGTAAAAAACTCTTTACGTTCTCCAGCAACTAATGTTTTGGTTACAATTCCCCAATCCATTAATTGTCTTAGATTCATACTTGTATTTCCTCTAGAGATTTTTAAATCCTCCATGATCTCCTCCATAGATAATGGTTTAGTGGATATAAAAAGAAGCGCTTGTATTTGTGCCATAGCCTTGTTTATTCCCCATAAAGAACCTAAACTTCCCCAAGTACTAATAAATTTATCTTTTGCTTCTTGATATTCCATGACACAAAGATATAGTTTATTTTTAAACTTTCAGTAATTACTGAAAGTTTAATTTATTTAAATGAAAAAACCATTCCTAATTTAATTAAGAATGGCTTGATTTATTATGTTTAAATATGGATTATTTAATCAGTCCAGCACGTTTTAATAACGCTTCAGGTTTTGGCTCTTGACCTCTAAAACGTTTGTATAATACCATTGGGTTTTCTGTACCGCCTTGAGACAACACGTTGTCCTTGAATTTTTTTGCTACATCTTTGTTAAAAATACCTTTTTCCTTAAAGTAGTCAAAGGCATCTGCATCTAAAACTTCTGCCCATTTGTAGCTATAATACCCAGAAGAGTAGCCGCCTTGAAAGATGTGTGCAAAAGCAGTGCTCATACAGTTTTCTTTTACGTCAGGATATAAGTTAGTGTCTTCAAACGTTTTGTATTCGTGTGTTTTTACATCTGTAATATCCGATGGATTTATACCATGCCAGCTCATGTCTAAAAGACCAAAACTTAACTGTCTTAAGGTTTGCATGCCTTCTTGGAACGTCGCACTCTCTTTAATTTTTGCAACTAAATCCATAGGTATCACTTCACCAGTTTCGTAGTGTTTAGCAAATAACTCTAGTGCTTCTTTCTCATAACACCAGTTTTCTAACACTTGACTTGGTAACTCTACAAAATCCCAAAACACACTTGTTCCAGATAAACTTGGGTAAGTAGTATTTGCAAGCATACCATGTAATCCATGACCAAACTCATGAAACAAAGTAGTCACTTCATTAAATGTTAGTAAGGATGGTTTGCTCTTGGTCGGTTTCGTAAAATTACAGACATTAGAGATGTGTGGTCTTTCATTAATACCATCTTTAATAAATTGAGGCTTGTAAGAGGTCATCCATGCGCCATTTCGTTTTCCTGCTCTAGGGAAAAAATCAGCGTAGAATATTGAGACTAATGCATCGTTTTCATCTAAAACTTCATAGGTCATAACATCTTCATGATACTTATCTATGGTGTCAATTTTTTTAAATTGAAGTCCAAATAATTTGTTAGCCACTTGAAAAGCACCATCAATAACGTTCTCTAATTTAAAGTAAGGTTTAAGTTGCTCGTCATCTAAATTAAATAATTTTTGTTTTAATTTTTCAGAGTAGTAAGCTGAATCCCATTTTTCTAATTGATCAATAGTATCAAGTTCTTTTGCTAAAGTTTCTAATTCGGCAAACTCACGTTCAGCAGCAGGCTTAGCTTTTACTAATAAGTCCTGTAAAAACGTGTTTACTTTTTCAGGTGTTTCTGCCATGCGCTCTTCTAATACAAAGTGCGAATGCGTTTGATATCCTAATAGATTAGCACGTTCAAAACGTAATCTTGCAATATCTAATACGTTGTTTTGATTGTCTAAAGCATCCTTTTTAAAACCTTTAGCTCCAGAAGCTTTTGCTAATTTTTCACGTAAATCTCTGCGATCAGCATACGTCATAAACGGGATGTAGCTTGGGTAGTCTAATGTAATTAACCAACCGTCTTTGTTTTTGCTCTCTGCTAATTGTTTGGCAGCCTCTTTAGCACCTTCAGGTAAACCCGAGACTTCCTCTTCTTTGGTTAATAGCATTTCAAAAGCATTAGTCTCTGCTAATAAGTTTTCTCCAAACTTTAATTTAAGACTAGCTAATTGTTTGTCAATAGCTCTTAATTTTAGTTTTTTGTCTTCAGATAAGTTTGCACCGTTTCTGGAAAAGCTTTTGTACTTTTTATCTAGTAATGTACTTTGTTCTGTTGTTAAATCTAAACTATCTTTAGTATCATATACAGCTTTAACTTTAGTAAATAAGTCTTGATTTAATGTAATATCATTTCCAAACTCTGTTAGAATAGGAGAGATGTCCTGCGCGATTTTCTGAATCTCGTCATTTGTTTCAGCCGAGTTTAAATTAAAGAATATACTCGTGACACGATCTAGTTGTTGTCCAGAAAATTCTAATGCTTCAATCGTGTTTTCAAACGTTGGTGCATTAGTATTATTAACTATGGTGTCAATATCTTGCTTAGCGTCTTCAATAAGTTTTAAAATAGAAGGTTTATAGTCTTCATTTTTTATAGATTGGAATGGTGCCGTGTTAAAATTGGTAGTAAAAGGTTTTAAAAGTATGTTCATTATAACGTTGTAGTATGAATGTTTTGTTAAAATTAATATTTTTCTTGCATATTAATTATATAAATGTCTATTTTCGCAAAGATTTTTTCCCGTGAGCTGGTTACTCACTTAAAAATTATTGATTAATAGCGATAAAAAGCCTCAGATACTTCTGAGGCTTTTTTTTTTTGCTTTTTTTTTATCTTTTTCGTTACTCATCGTATTAATGTCTCTTTTAAACTAAAATAAAAAATGTTTTTGAATAACTATTAGAGTTTATTAATTAAAGTAACGTTTTTGCAACTGTTTTTTTGATATGTGTATTTATACCCATATGTATAGAAAAATAATAGCGATGGAAGCCTCAAACTTAGTTTGGGGCTTTTTTTTTGTTTAAAACCCGTGTTTTGTCGGTTATTTAGGGTTTTTTGCCGAAAGCGTTGGTTTTTAGAGGTTTCATTTCTACTATTAGAAGGATAAGTGGCAAATTTGTAATAAGTTTTTTTGATGTGAGATTATATTACCCTCATATAGAAAGATTAATAGCGATTGAAAACCCCAACTTTAGTTGGGGTTTTCTATTTTTAACTATTTAACAGCTTTAGCCGCTTGCTCTACTTTTAATTTTAAACTGTCTTTGTAAGCTATTATTTTGTCTAAAACTAAAGGGTCCGAGGTACCTATAATTTGTGCTGCTAGGATACCAGCATTTTTTGCTCCATTTAAGGCTACTGTGGCTACAGGAACTCCTCCAGGCATTTGAAGGATAGATAATACAGAATCCCATCCATCAATAGAGTTGCTGCTTTTTACAGGGACTCCTATAATTGGTAATGGACTTAAAGCAGCTACCATACCTGGTAAATGTGCAGCGCCACCAGCACCAGCAATAATTACTTTAATGCCTCTTTTGTGTGCGTTTTTACTAAATTCAAATAATTTTTCTGGTGTACGATGTGCAGATACGATATCAACTTCAATATCTATTTCAAAATCTTTTAAAATATCTATAGCGTCTTGCATGACTGGCATATCGCTATTGCTTCCCATTATTACTGCTACTTTATTCATCTTTTATTGACTTATTACTTTTATACTGTTTTTAACCTCTTCAGCAATTTGACGTGCTGTATTTAAATCTTCGTTTATTATAGTGACATGGCCCATTTTTCTAAAAGGACGAGTTTCTTGTTTACCATATATATGCGGTGTCACACCATCCATAGCCATGATAGCTTCAATATTTTTATATTTTACGGGGCCTTCATAATCTTCAGCACCTACTAAATTAACCATAACAGCTGCTGCTTTATTAGCTGTTTTACCTAATGGTAATCCTAATACCGCGCGGATGTGTTGTTCAAATTGCGAAGTGTAACTCCCTTCAATGGTTTGGTGTCCAGAGTTATGTGGTCTTGGTGCTACTTCATTAATCAGAATCTGGTCGTCTTCTGTTTGAAATAATTCGACAGCTAATAAGCCGACATGATTAAACGCTTCGGATGTTTTTAAAGCAATGTCTTGTGCCTTTTTAGCAACTTCATTGGGTATTCTTGCTGGGCAAATAACATATTCTACTTGATTGGCTTCTGGATGAAATTCCATTTCGACTACGGGATACGTTTTCGTTTCTCCAGTAGCACTTCTGGCTACAATAACAGCTAATTCATTTTTAAAAGGAACTAATTGCTCTGCTATACATTCGCCTTTAGGCAAATCTGTTAAATCCTTTAGAGATCGTACTATTTTAACCCCATTACCGTCATAGCCAAATTGTGCTGCTTTCCATACAAAGGGTAGTTTTAATCCACCGTTATCAATCGCATCTTCAATTTCTGAGACATAAGCAAACCGACTAAAAGGAGCAGTTGGCAAATTATGATCTTGATAAAATAATTTTTGCGTGGCTTTATTTTGGATACGTTGCAAAGTTTTAGAGGACGGATAGACTTTTACGCCTTCATTTTCTAGTTTTTCTAATGCGTCAACATTCACGTTTTCAATCTCAATGGTAAGCACATTAACCTGCTTTCCAAAATTGTAAACGGTATCAAAATCCATTAAATCACCTTCTGTAAATTCATTACAGGCCATTCGGCTTGGTGCTTCATTGCTATTGTCTAAAACGCAAGTGTATATGTCAAATTTTCGAGTATCATAAAGGAGCATTTTACCTAATTGGCCACCACCTAAAATACCTAATTTAAAGTCTGAAGAAAAATAATTCATTAGTCAAGAAACGTGTTAGCTACAAAAATACATTTTAAAACCAAAACAGTACCTAAAAATCGAATTCAAATATCTCTTAAACAGTCACAATTACGTATATTTGCGCTTTAAATTTATAAAATGCAGACGATAACGCTTCACGACAAACAGTTTAAACCATTTATTTCTGAGCAAGAAATTGATGATGCAGTCACAAGAATGGCGCATCAAGTTGCGGAAGATTTAGGCGACGAAGTACCCGTTTTTATTGGTATTTTGAATGGGTCTTTTATGTTAGTTAGCGATTTTGTAAAAAAATATCCAAAACCTTGTGAAGTCACTTTTATTAAATTAGCATCTTATGAAGGTGTTAAATCGACAGAAGATATTCAGCGTTTAATAGGTTTAACACAAGACTTAACGGGACGTACAGTTGTTATTTTAGAGGACATTATTGATACCGGTAACACTTTAGTCGAAGTACATCGCATTTTTGAAAACGAGAACGTAAAACAATTATTAATTGCGACGCTTTTTTATAAGCCAGAAGCCTATAAGAAAGACTTTAAGTTGCATTATGTTGGTATGGAAATACCTAATAAATTTATTGTAGGCTACGGATTAGACTATGATGGATTAGGAAGGGATCTACCAGCAGTATATCAATTAAAAACCACACAACATATGACTAATTTAGTGCTATTTGGACCTCCAGGTGCAGGAAAAGGAACGCAAGCTAATTTTTTAAAAGAGAAATATAATCTAGTACATATATCTACAGGAGATGTATTTAGATATAATATCAAAAACGAAACGGCTTTAGGGACATTAGCAAAATCATACATGGATAAGGGACATTTAGTGCCAGACCAAGTGACTATAGATATGTTGGAAGCAGAAGTAGACAGAAATGCTGGAGCAAATGGATTTATTTTTGATGGTTTTCCAAGAAATGAAACACAAGC
This portion of the Olleya sp. Bg11-27 genome encodes:
- a CDS encoding adenylate kinase; translation: MQTITLHDKQFKPFISEQEIDDAVTRMAHQVAEDLGDEVPVFIGILNGSFMLVSDFVKKYPKPCEVTFIKLASYEGVKSTEDIQRLIGLTQDLTGRTVVILEDIIDTGNTLVEVHRIFENENVKQLLIATLFYKPEAYKKDFKLHYVGMEIPNKFIVGYGLDYDGLGRDLPAVYQLKTTQHMTNLVLFGPPGAGKGTQANFLKEKYNLVHISTGDVFRYNIKNETALGTLAKSYMDKGHLVPDQVTIDMLEAEVDRNAGANGFIFDGFPRNETQAVALDKIMDARDSEVSAMVALEVEDEVLVQRLLERGKTSGRKDDSDESIIRNRIKVYYNETAILKDYYAAQNKYFGVDGIGSIADITKRLNTVIDKL
- a CDS encoding TIGR01777 family oxidoreductase, with product MKTIIIAGGTGFLGQALKKHFTKQKYTVLILSRQPKSKNDIHWDGKELGDWTKHLENAHALINLSGKSVDCRYTDKNKKAISNSRIDTTNLLGLAVNLCDNPPKYWFNSSTATIYKGSLDTPNTEKNGIIGDDFSMNIAKSWEQTFNAITTPKTKKVILRTSIVFGKNGGALIPLKQLTRFGLGGKQTSGHQKVSWIHETDFTNAIQFLMDNNLEGIFNLCVPQPTDNKTLMQNLRHVLKIPFGLSHPLWLLKLGAFFIGTETELVTKSRNVLPEKLLQHGFTFKYTNIKTALKDLIKK
- a CDS encoding GbsR/MarR family transcriptional regulator, encoding MEYQEAKDKFISTWGSLGSLWGINKAMAQIQALLFISTKPLSMEEIMEDLKISRGNTSMNLRQLMDWGIVTKTLVAGERKEFFTTEKDVQELARIIAVERSRREIKPVVKVLNDVSSITDDGTAKTKELIKQTKALHELTETMDVMINKLVNQKQNWITKSLLKLFK
- a CDS encoding 5-(carboxyamino)imidazole ribonucleotide synthase; translation: MNYFSSDFKLGILGGGQLGKMLLYDTRKFDIYTCVLDNSNEAPSRMACNEFTEGDLMDFDTVYNFGKQVNVLTIEIENVNVDALEKLENEGVKVYPSSKTLQRIQNKATQKLFYQDHNLPTAPFSRFAYVSEIEDAIDNGGLKLPFVWKAAQFGYDGNGVKIVRSLKDLTDLPKGECIAEQLVPFKNELAVIVARSATGETKTYPVVEMEFHPEANQVEYVICPARIPNEVAKKAQDIALKTSEAFNHVGLLAVELFQTEDDQILINEVAPRPHNSGHQTIEGSYTSQFEQHIRAVLGLPLGKTANKAAAVMVNLVGAEDYEGPVKYKNIEAIMAMDGVTPHIYGKQETRPFRKMGHVTIINEDLNTARQIAEEVKNSIKVISQ
- a CDS encoding M3 family metallopeptidase, whose protein sequence is MNILLKPFTTNFNTAPFQSIKNEDYKPSILKLIEDAKQDIDTIVNNTNAPTFENTIEALEFSGQQLDRVTSIFFNLNSAETNDEIQKIAQDISPILTEFGNDITLNQDLFTKVKAVYDTKDSLDLTTEQSTLLDKKYKSFSRNGANLSEDKKLKLRAIDKQLASLKLKFGENLLAETNAFEMLLTKEEEVSGLPEGAKEAAKQLAESKNKDGWLITLDYPSYIPFMTYADRRDLREKLAKASGAKGFKKDALDNQNNVLDIARLRFERANLLGYQTHSHFVLEERMAETPEKVNTFLQDLLVKAKPAAEREFAELETLAKELDTIDQLEKWDSAYYSEKLKQKLFNLDDEQLKPYFKLENVIDGAFQVANKLFGLQFKKIDTIDKYHEDVMTYEVLDENDALVSIFYADFFPRAGKRNGAWMTSYKPQFIKDGINERPHISNVCNFTKPTKSKPSLLTFNEVTTLFHEFGHGLHGMLANTTYPSLSGTSVFWDFVELPSQVLENWCYEKEALELFAKHYETGEVIPMDLVAKIKESATFQEGMQTLRQLSFGLLDMSWHGINPSDITDVKTHEYKTFEDTNLYPDVKENCMSTAFAHIFQGGYSSGYYSYKWAEVLDADAFDYFKEKGIFNKDVAKKFKDNVLSQGGTENPMVLYKRFRGQEPKPEALLKRAGLIK
- the purE gene encoding 5-(carboxyamino)imidazole ribonucleotide mutase → MNKVAVIMGSNSDMPVMQDAIDILKDFEIDIEVDIVSAHRTPEKLFEFSKNAHKRGIKVIIAGAGGAAHLPGMVAALSPLPIIGVPVKSSNSIDGWDSVLSILQMPGGVPVATVALNGAKNAGILAAQIIGTSDPLVLDKIIAYKDSLKLKVEQAAKAVK
- a CDS encoding methyltransferase domain-containing protein, with protein sequence MKTILSAQLDQSEQNKIEMVDFYNEATEDYEFWSKDFNMHFGYYIPFKTNPFKRDEMLNQMTNQVISRFNYTNKKATLIDLGCGMGGSMRYAIRKHKNLTAIGVTLSNFQVKQGNTLLKGLKGTILKENYNNTSFKTNSFDSALAIESFCHSGHSRTALKEAYRILKPDGTLVIADAFLKKEETELCYGGKYAYHKLCNHWSLEKLETRNNMVKKLQSVGFTNIKIEDASLRVAPSVLHVPFTIMGFFLKNLITLKGFKKESLHNLLGSFYALLSGLHMKSFGYYIITCTK